From Novipirellula galeiformis, the proteins below share one genomic window:
- a CDS encoding pyridoxal phosphate-dependent aminotransferase yields MHPWIADRTTTFDSSGIRKVFDLAAKLKDPVNLSIGQPDFDVPESIQDAAIEAIRGGKNAYSPTQGIAPLREALRQEIAQKYPHEDRDVFISSGTSGGLMLAILSMVNPGDEVIFLDPYFVMYPALLKMCGGVPVAVDSYPDFRLDVNKIAAAITPRTKMILLNSPANPTGVTATEAELKAVAELAAEKNIALLSDEIYSRFFYDGEFASPASFNDQTIVIDGFSKSHAMTGWRVGFVHGPSEIIRTMLKIQQYTFVCAPQPAQWGALRAMEVNLRGHIEDYQRKRDLVYDALADCYEIAKPGGAFYMFPKAPIESGEKFVEQAIERGLLIIPGNIFSARDTHFRISFAASDEQLKRGVEILRSMAGASL; encoded by the coding sequence ATGCATCCTTGGATCGCCGACCGCACCACCACTTTTGATAGCAGCGGAATTCGTAAGGTTTTTGACTTGGCGGCAAAGTTGAAGGATCCCGTCAATCTCTCGATCGGTCAACCCGATTTCGATGTTCCTGAATCGATTCAAGACGCGGCGATCGAGGCCATTCGCGGGGGCAAGAACGCCTACTCGCCGACCCAAGGGATCGCGCCGCTGCGGGAGGCGTTGCGGCAAGAAATTGCCCAAAAGTATCCCCACGAGGACCGGGACGTTTTTATCAGCAGCGGGACCAGCGGCGGATTGATGTTGGCGATCCTGTCGATGGTTAATCCTGGAGATGAGGTCATTTTTCTTGACCCCTACTTCGTAATGTATCCTGCGCTTTTGAAAATGTGCGGTGGGGTTCCGGTGGCGGTCGATTCGTATCCCGATTTTCGCCTGGACGTCAACAAGATTGCCGCTGCGATCACGCCGCGTACGAAAATGATCCTGCTCAATAGCCCGGCAAATCCAACCGGAGTGACGGCGACCGAGGCCGAGCTGAAAGCGGTCGCAGAGCTTGCCGCGGAAAAGAATATCGCGCTGTTGTCGGACGAAATCTACAGTCGCTTTTTCTACGACGGTGAATTCGCCTCGCCCGCTTCCTTCAACGACCAAACGATCGTGATTGATGGCTTTAGTAAAAGCCATGCGATGACCGGATGGCGCGTCGGTTTCGTGCATGGTCCCAGCGAAATCATTCGCACCATGTTGAAAATTCAACAATACACCTTCGTGTGCGCGCCGCAGCCAGCCCAATGGGGAGCCTTGCGGGCAATGGAGGTCAACCTCCGTGGACACATCGAGGACTATCAACGCAAACGAGACTTGGTCTACGATGCGCTGGCGGATTGCTACGAAATCGCAAAGCCGGGGGGCGCATTTTACATGTTCCCCAAAGCGCCGATCGAAAGTGGCGAGAAGTTCGTTGAACAGGCGATAGAGCGGGGACTGCTGATCATTCCAGGCAATATCTTTAGCGCTCGCGATACTCACTTTCGAATCAGTTTTGCGGCCAGCGACGAACAACTCAAACGCGGCGTCGAGATTCTGCGATCGATGGCCGGGGCCTCGCTGTAG
- a CDS encoding DUF4416 family protein, translating to MAVIQYVEPVVRFCAVITRHDAARDWAVDRLTQAWGDPFVQTPRMPFEAGGYYTREMGGGLEKTIIGFREFCDPSELAAWKTQTNLWELDCAKQIASEDARPLNLDPGYVTQAKLVLATTKDRDHRIYLRDGMFAEVTLTYVHRQWVDHRWTYPDYRTEDVKLFAGQCRNHLREHLKSIRKFRNRPSSKPSA from the coding sequence ATGGCAGTGATTCAGTACGTTGAACCCGTGGTGCGATTTTGTGCGGTGATCACGCGTCACGATGCGGCGCGTGATTGGGCCGTCGATCGGCTCACCCAGGCCTGGGGCGATCCCTTCGTGCAAACCCCGCGGATGCCTTTTGAAGCCGGTGGGTATTACACCCGCGAGATGGGCGGCGGGCTTGAGAAAACCATCATCGGATTTCGCGAGTTCTGCGACCCCTCGGAATTGGCGGCCTGGAAGACGCAAACCAACCTCTGGGAACTTGATTGCGCCAAGCAGATCGCCAGCGAAGACGCACGGCCACTCAACCTCGACCCCGGCTACGTCACCCAAGCCAAATTGGTCTTAGCCACGACAAAAGATCGCGACCATCGCATCTACCTTCGTGACGGTATGTTCGCCGAGGTCACGCTCACCTATGTCCATCGCCAGTGGGTTGACCATCGTTGGACCTATCCCGATTACCGCACCGAGGATGTCAAGCTATTTGCAGGGCAGTGTCGCAACCATTTGCGTGAACACTTAAAGTCCATTCGCAAATTCCGAAACCGCCCCTCTAGCAAGCCCAGCGCATGA
- a CDS encoding L-threonylcarbamoyladenylate synthase, translating into MTLIHLPSDDVLDRACALLATGKLVAIPTETVYGLAANAWDPDAVARIFTAKQRPPNNPLIVHVASVARIGEAVALPLSSELQWQLDCVIDLWPGPLTVVLPRSQRISDIVTTGRDTVAVRIPSHSVALRLLERCPFPIAAPSANRSNYVSPTTAEHCVGTAALPGIHDFIELVIDGGNCDFGVESTIVALRPEGPKLLRPGGVTAETLAKRFGISVDQLTECETPAASGTTAMQAPGMMKEHYSPRTPLRLYPSDREVALPKRSGRIAFQKLDPVDAARYVIVETLSESGDLGEVARGLFAALRRLDQAELDLIVVDTCESSGMGLAIMDRLHRAAASGSR; encoded by the coding sequence ATGACTTTGATCCATTTGCCATCGGATGACGTGCTTGATCGAGCCTGTGCTTTGCTGGCTACGGGGAAGCTGGTTGCGATTCCGACCGAGACGGTTTACGGACTTGCTGCCAACGCATGGGATCCAGACGCGGTAGCGAGGATTTTTACAGCGAAACAGCGTCCCCCGAATAATCCGTTGATCGTTCATGTGGCTTCGGTGGCGCGAATCGGTGAAGCGGTAGCGTTGCCGCTTTCGTCTGAATTGCAGTGGCAACTCGATTGTGTGATTGATTTGTGGCCTGGCCCGCTGACCGTCGTGTTACCACGTTCGCAGCGTATTTCGGACATCGTCACGACGGGGCGCGACACGGTGGCGGTGCGAATCCCTTCGCACAGCGTCGCGTTGCGTTTGCTCGAGCGTTGTCCATTTCCCATCGCCGCACCGAGTGCGAATCGTTCGAATTACGTTAGCCCCACGACTGCCGAACATTGTGTCGGGACGGCCGCGTTACCTGGAATTCACGATTTTATCGAGCTTGTGATCGATGGCGGCAACTGTGATTTCGGAGTCGAATCGACCATCGTGGCGTTGCGTCCAGAGGGGCCAAAACTGCTTCGTCCGGGAGGAGTGACCGCCGAAACCCTGGCAAAACGCTTTGGCATTTCAGTGGATCAACTTACCGAATGCGAAACTCCCGCGGCGAGCGGAACGACCGCCATGCAGGCGCCAGGAATGATGAAAGAGCATTATTCGCCCAGGACTCCCTTGCGTTTGTATCCGTCCGACAGGGAGGTGGCATTGCCAAAGCGGAGCGGACGGATTGCTTTCCAGAAACTGGATCCGGTCGATGCGGCTCGCTACGTCATAGTGGAAACGCTGAGTGAATCGGGGGATCTTGGCGAAGTGGCCAGGGGGTTGTTCGCGGCGCTGCGTCGCTTGGATCAGGCCGAGCTCGACTTGATTGTGGTCGACACTTGCGAATCGAGCGGAATGGGGCTGGCGATCATGGACCGTCTCCATCGCGCCGCGGCGAGCGGTTCTCGCTAG